A stretch of Fusarium poae strain DAOMC 252244 chromosome 2, whole genome shotgun sequence DNA encodes these proteins:
- a CDS encoding hypothetical protein (MEROPS:MER0037714): MASVMIFRGAVIHSLNLKTLEFIDNATLVITNGHITGFWKTVEDVSEDTFPPNSKIHNLSYGEFLIPGFVDTHNHAPQWPMRGLGQGLHILDWLNKVTFPVEARFSNPIYAKRMYEDTVQDFLRQGITTASYYGSRHAEATRILADICHARGQRAFVGKCNMDRNAPDYICEESAAISLQETKECIVHIRGLEPKDELVKPVVTPRFAICCTDELLRGLGDMVQADDTLTMQTHFNEAQQEVDATAELFPEFKGSEADLYESYGLLNRRSILAHCTIMSDYEKERLEALKCGIAHCPIANMTVGGGFMVAPIRDFLRRGIKVGLGTDSGGGWASSMLAVIRQAMIASNAREVLSEGKDKALSLEEAFYLSTLGGANVLCLEKQIGNFEVGKEFDATWVTTTNGLQSAMTPKESGDSLRHLFEKYVMTGDDRNVAHVFVRGRRVAGSKDGLP, from the coding sequence CTTCTGGAAAACAGTTGAGGATGTCTCGGAGGATACCTTCCCGCCTAATTCAAAGATCCACAATCTCAGCTACGGAGAGTTTCTTATCCCTGGCTTTGTCGACACTCACAACCATGCTCCCCAATGGCCGATGCGGGGTCTTGGTCAAGGCCTTCACATTCTAGACTGGCTCAACAAAGTCACTTTCCCTGTCGAAGCACGTTTCTCTAATCCCATATATGCGAAGAGAATGTACGAGGACACTGTTCAGGACTTTTTGCGCCAGGGAATAACGACTGCTTCTTACTATGGTTCACGACATGCTGAAGCGACACGTATTCTAGCTGATATATGCCATGCTAGAGGGCAGCGTGCTTTTGTGGGTAAATGCAATATGGACAGGAACGCGCCTGACTACATTTGTGAGGAAAGTGCGGCTATTTCTCTCCAAGAAACAAAGGAGTGTATTGTCCATATCCGGGGCTTGGAGCCTAAAGACGAGTTGGTGAAGCCTGTTGTTACACCAAGATTCGCCATATGTTGCACAGATGAACTCCTCCGCGGTCTCGGCGATATGGTTCAAGCTGACGATACTTTGACTATGCAAACGCACTTCAACGAAGCTCAACAAGAGGTTGACGCTACTGCCGAATTATTCCCCGAATTCAAGGGTAGCGAAGCGGATCTGTACGAGAGCTATGGCCTTCTCAATAGGCGATCTATCCTGGCCCATTGCACCATCATGAGCGATTACGAGAAAGAGCGACTGGAGGCACTCAAATGTGGCATTGCACATTGTCCGATAGCCAACATGACTGTCGGCGGAGGTTTCATGGTCGCTCCAATCCGAGACTTTCTGCGTCGTGGTATCAAGGTAGGCTTGGGTACAGACAGTGGTGGCGGCTGGGCATCCTCGATGTTAGCAGTCATTCGACAAGCCATGATAGCGTCGAATGCGAGAGAAGTGTTATCAGAGGGCAAAGACAAGGCTCTTTCGCTTGAAGAAGCTTTTTATCTGTCAACTCTCGGCGGTGCAAACGTGTTATGTCTGGAAAAGCAGATTGGAAATTTCGAAGTTGGGAAAGAGTTCGATGCGACATGGGTGACTACCACCAACGGTCTACAGTCAGCCATGACTCCAAAGGAGTCTGGGGATTCGCTGAGACACTTGTTTGAGAAGTATGTCATGACTGGAGATGATAGAAATGTCGCCCATGTTTTCGTGAGAGGTCGCAGAGTAGCAGGCAGTAAAGATGGGCTACCATAG